Below is a window of Candidatus Poribacteria bacterium DNA.
AAGGTTCATAGCTAATCTTTTGGTCTATCCTGTCAAGGCCTCTCAGGATAGCTCAAGTTTAGTGTGTCCTGAAATTGTCAAAGAGCTGGCCTTTATTTTGCCCTTGACATTTTACCGCATCGCTTTCCCAGAACGAGATCAAGGAGATGATGCTTCAGGAGCTTTACGTCCCTTTTGCATTCCCTGACATATCTTTGCGTAACACCTATCGCCTCAGCTATCTCTCTATCGTTTGCCTCAGGGTGTTTCCTGATGTAGTCTAAGAATTTCACAAGCGTTTCGACTTTCGCCATATCCTCTTTATGGGATGAAGTCTGGATAAGGAGGGTTTCAACGACCTTTTTCCCCGAGCAACTTCTGCAGCTTGGATTTAAGCTCCTCGTTTTTCGGATCGAGCTTGACCGCCTCCCGCCATTGACGGATCGCCTCCTCCTTCATCCCCTTCTTCAGATAGACCTCGCCCAGATGTTTTCTGATCTCCGGCTCATCCGGATTGAGCTTGGCCGCCTTTTTCAGGTTCTCCAGCGCCTCGTTGATCCGTCCCATCTTGTAATATGCCCAGCCGAGGCTATCCAGGTATGCGCCGTTTTCGGGGTCCATCTCAAGGGCCTTTTTTATCAGGTTGACGGCCTCCTCGAGATTAACCCCTCTTTCGGCCATGAGATATCCGAGCGTGTTGTAGGCGTTCGATCTGTTTGGATTGAGGTTGATGGATTTTCTGAGATGTTGGACGGCCCTTTCAAAATCGCCCTTCCTATCGTATGCCACGCCTATCCAGTAATGGGCCTCCGCATCTTTGGGCTTCGACTTCAACACGTCACCCAATATCCTTATCGCATCATCTATCCTGTTCATCCCGACGAGCAAGCTTCCATAGACCGATTTAACCTCCAGGTTATTCGGGTCGGACGCGAGGATGGATTGACAGATATGGGCGGCCTTCTCGATCTTACCTCGCTCGACATATATCCTGGCCAGAAGCACCATGAGCTTTTCGTTGATCGGTCCCCCTCGATCCATTATCTCCTTGATCTGCCTCTCCGCCTCCTCGTATTTGCCCTGTTTTAGATATATATTCACCAAGCTCTGTCTGGGAGCCATATAATTTTCGCTTATCTTCACCGCCGCCTTCATCTCTTTCACGGCCTCATCGAGCCTGTCCTGAGAGATGTAGACCCTGCCCAGATCGAAGTGAAAGGGAGCATATAGGGGATTAAGCTTGATGAGCTCCTTGTACTGTTCCTCGGCGGTTGTCAGATCTCCGACGCTGGAGGCGATGTTGGCCAGGAAAAACCTAGGCTCAACATATTTCGGATCCGCCTTTATGGCCTTTCTGAAACATTCCATGGCATCCGTTATCCTGTTGCGCATCAGGTTTATTCGGCCCAGCACGGTATAGGCCGAGGCACATTGAGGGTTCATCTCAAGGGCATATTTGCATTCGAACTCCGCCACCCTGATATCCTGCATCCTCAATGCCACCTTAGCCAGCTCCACGTGCATGAAGGCTGAGGAGTTGTAGCTATCCAGGGCTTTCTCCAGGTGTTTCCTGGCGGTTTTCAGGTCCTCCTTCATCCTATAGTAAATCGCCGTCGCCAGATGAGCTCTGGCGGTAACGATCAATTGTTCGTCCGGATCTAATATCTCCTGGCCGAAGATAGGCCTTATGCCGACAAGGAAAAGAACGGCGATCACGATGTAGAGGCAGGGCAGCGCTTTGCCTCTACTCCTCTTCCCCTTCATCGAGCTCTTCCTCCTCGATCTTCCTCAATTTGATCTTATCCTCCTCGTCTTTACCTTCCGGGGAGAACAGGGCCACATCCACGATCGTCTCCCCACCCTGAAGCGACATCAGCCTTACCCCCTGGGTGGCTCTTCCTATCACACTGATATCCCTGACCGATATCCTGGTGATCATCCCGCTGGAGCTTGTGAGGATGATCTCGTCCCTATCTGAGACGGATTTAACCCCAACGATGCTTCCCGTCTTTTGATTGGTCCTCATCGTTATGATCCCGATCCCTCCTCGGGATTGAAGTCTGTATTCGGAGATATCGGTTCGCTTTCCATAACCGTTTTCGGCGACCACAAGCAGCGTGGAATTGTCCTTGGCGATGGCCATTCCGACGACCGAGTCTCCCTTTCTGAGCCTTATCCCCCTCACGCCGTATGCCGTCCTTCCCATCGATCTGATCTCACCTTCATCGAACCTGATCGACATGCCGTGTTTGGTAACCAGTATTATCTCCTGAGCTCCGTCCGTCAATTTGGCGTCTATCAGCTCGTCATCCTCGTGGAGGTTTATGGCGATTATCCCGGTTGAGATGGGCCGGCTAAAGGCGGATAGATTGGTCTTCTTGACTATACCCTTCCTCGTCACCATGAAGACGAACCTGTCATCGCGAAACTCCCTGACCGGCACGAAGGCCGCTATCCTCTCATCGGGATCAAGTCTCAGGAGATTGACGATCGCCCTTCCCCTCGAACTTCGCCCTGTCTCGGGTATCTCGAACACCCTGAGCCAATAACATTTTCCCCTGTCCGTGAAGAAGAGGATATACTGATGGTTGGTGGCGACGAATATATGTTCGACGAAATCCCCCTCCTTGGTCGTCATCCCCCTGATGCCGACGCCGCCCCTGCGCTGTCTTTTATAGGTCGAAACGGGGATCCGTTTGATATATCCCTCATGCGTGATCGTGATGACCATATCCTCGTCGGCGATCAGATCCTCTATCCTGAACTCGCCTATCTCCTCGATTATCTCCGTCCTACGCTCATCTCCATATTTCGCCTTTATCTCCAGAAGCTCATCTTTGATGATGCTGTCCACAAGGGCGGGGTTTCTGAGGATGGCCTTCAACTCCTCCATCCTCAAAAGCAGATCCGCATACTCGTCGTTTATCCTCTGTCGTTCGAGCCCTGTTAACCTCTGAAGCGTCATGGAGAGTATCTCAGAGGCCTGATCCTCGGATAGCGAAAACCTCTCCATCAGCTCTTCCCTTGCGGATGAAGGGGAATCGGAATCCTCGATGATCTGAATGACCTCCTCGATATTGTTCAGGGCGATCCTGTATCCCTCCAGTATATGAGCCCTATGCTGGGCACGATTGAGCTCGAACTCGGTCCTCCTACGTATCACCTCTCTTCTGTGTTCCAGGTAGTACCAGATGAGATCCTTGAGGTTCAAAAGCCTCGGCTGACCGTCCACCAGAGCGACCATTATCACGCCATAGGTGATCTGCATATGAGAGTGTTTGTAAAGCTGATTGAGCACCACCTGTGCAATCTCGCCTCGCTTGAGCTCTAGGACC
It encodes the following:
- the gyrA gene encoding DNA gyrase subunit A — protein: MQEKTERIITRPIEDELRDSYLTYMMSVITNRAIPDVRDGLKPSTRRILYAMHEMGLTHNRPYKKSAAIVGEVMGKYHPHGDAPIYSTLVGMAQDFSMRYPLVDGQGNFGSIDGDPPAAMRYSEARMTPIAEEMLADIDKDTVDFQPNYDDSLMEPKVLPSRFPNLLVNGSLGIAVVYTTKIPPHNLNEVVDAAIMLLENPNATADDLMKAIKGPDFPTGGIIVGRRGIKEAYKTGRGHITLRARAVIERGKGNERIVITEIPYQVNKTTLKEKIADLVNSKVITGISDIRDESDRTGIRVVLELKRGEIAQVVLNQLYKHSHMQITYGVIMVALVDGQPRLLNLKDLIWYYLEHRREVIRRRTEFELNRAQHRAHILEGYRIALNNIEEVIQIIEDSDSPSSAREELMERFSLSEDQASEILSMTLQRLTGLERQRINDEYADLLLRMEELKAILRNPALVDSIIKDELLEIKAKYGDERRTEIIEEIGEFRIEDLIADEDMVITITHEGYIKRIPVSTYKRQRRGGVGIRGMTTKEGDFVEHIFVATNHQYILFFTDRGKCYWLRVFEIPETGRSSRGRAIVNLLRLDPDERIAAFVPVREFRDDRFVFMVTRKGIVKKTNLSAFSRPISTGIIAINLHEDDELIDAKLTDGAQEIILVTKHGMSIRFDEGEIRSMGRTAYGVRGIRLRKGDSVVGMAIAKDNSTLLVVAENGYGKRTDISEYRLQSRGGIGIITMRTNQKTGSIVGVKSVSDRDEIILTSSSGMITRISVRDISVIGRATQGVRLMSLQGGETIVDVALFSPEGKDEEDKIKLRKIEEEELDEGEEE
- a CDS encoding tetratricopeptide repeat protein gives rise to the protein MKGKRSRGKALPCLYIVIAVLFLVGIRPIFGQEILDPDEQLIVTARAHLATAIYYRMKEDLKTARKHLEKALDSYNSSAFMHVELAKVALRMQDIRVAEFECKYALEMNPQCASAYTVLGRINLMRNRITDAMECFRKAIKADPKYVEPRFFLANIASSVGDLTTAEEQYKELIKLNPLYAPFHFDLGRVYISQDRLDEAVKEMKAAVKISENYMAPRQSLVNIYLKQGKYEEAERQIKEIMDRGGPINEKLMVLLARIYVERGKIEKAAHICQSILASDPNNLEVKSVYGSLLVGMNRIDDAIRILGDVLKSKPKDAEAHYWIGVAYDRKGDFERAVQHLRKSINLNPNRSNAYNTLGYLMAERGVNLEEAVNLIKKALEMDPENGAYLDSLGWAYYKMGRINEALENLKKAAKLNPDEPEIRKHLGEVYLKKGMKEEAIRQWREAVKLDPKNEELKSKLQKLLGEKGR